Part of the Planctomycetia bacterium genome is shown below.
TCGCAATCGCCGCCTTCGGCGTGGGGCGGTGGTGTGAGATGGATCACTGGTTTGCTCACCTGCTGGAGCAAACACCGTCGCTAGCTTATATCTCTCAAAAACATTTGCCGATTGATCTGCGCGGTCCGTTTGGTCAATTCAACATCGAAATCGCGGCACTCAGCTCGCTCGTGGCATTGGCCGGCATCGCGCTCGCGGCGTTCTTGTACCTGGGAGACCGTCGCGAAGTGGACGTGATTTCTCGGCTGCTGCGACCGTTTTATAACGCCTCGCTGCACAAGTTCTGGTGGGACGAGATTTACACCGTGCTAGTCGTTTGGCCGACGAAGGCGCTCGCCGCGGTGAGTTACTTGTTCGATCGGGTGATCATCGACGGCCTGGTGAACCTGTGCGGATACATCCCGCGAAAACTCGGCGGCGTGCTGCGGTCGTTGCAAACGGGGTTGGTGCAGTTCTACGCCCTGGCGATGGCCATGGCGCTCGCCGTGCTGTTGTTGACATTGATTTGGCCGGGGACGTAGTGTCCGGCGGAGCTTGTGAAGTACTGAGAACGGCCGTGAAGAATCTATCACTGAGGAAGAGCTACAAAAGCTTCGCATTGAAGCAGCCCCCAAGGGGCGATAGACAATAGCCAGGGGCGCCAGCCCCTGGAAGGAAGTGGAAGAATAACATTAGCCCCAACGGGGCGGCACTCATACGACGCGTTCCAAAGGTGTCGCCCCGTTGGGGCTTAGGTATCCGGTGGGACGCGCTTTCCAGGGGTTTGCACCCCTGGCTACTATCTGCCGCCCCTTCGGGGCTGAACGTCGGATTCGATCAATACCAGCGTGCTGACAAACGTACGATGCTGAATTTACTCGCACTCACCGTCTTGCTGCCATTGTTCGGAGCGGGCGGAATCTGGGCCTGGAGCGAAGGCGGACGCGCCGCCGCGCGATTGACCGCGCTGGTGACGACGCTGGTGACGCTCGGCTGCGCCGGTTGGCTCGTGTTCCACTACCCGGAAGGTCCGGTGGCGTTCGACTACGACTGGCTGCGCGGCGCGATTTCCGGCGTTGATATCCGTTTCAGCTTGGGACTGGACGGCTTGAGTCTGTGGATGTTCGGCCTGAGCGCCCTGCTGACTGTAACCGCGGTGCTGGTGAGTTGGGAGGCGATCGAGGATCGCGCGCCGGCCTTCTATGCGCTATTATTGCTGCTCGAATCCGGCATGCTCGGCGTCTTCGCGGCGCGCGACATCATTCTGTTCTACGTGTTTTTCGAGTTCACACTCATTCCGCTGTTCTTCCTGATCGGCATCTGGGGGAGCGAACAGCGACGGCAAGCCGCGATCAAGTTCTTCCTCTACACGCTCGCTGGCAGCGTGTTGACGTTTCTTGGCTTGCTGGCGATCGTCCTCTGGGTGTTCAAACATCCCGCGCCGGGCGAAGCGGCGACGTTGACGTTTTCCATCCAAGCGTTGACCGACGCTCTCAGCGCGACGCCGATGAGCTACGGTTGGCAGTTGACGGTGTTTCTGGCGTTGTTCGCTGGCTTTGCGATCAAGGTGCCGCTCTTCCCGTTGCACACCTGGCTGCCGCTCGCGCACGTGCAGGCGCCAACCGCGGGCAGCGTCATTTTGGCCGGCATCTTGCTCAAGATCGGCACGTACGGTTTTCTGCGGTTCAGTATCCCGATGTTGCCCGAGGCGACCGCCGCTTGCGCCCCGTGGCTGTTGGGGCTCTCGGCGGCCGGCATCATCTACGGCGCGCTTGTCGCGCTGGCTCAGAGCGATATCAAACGCCTGATCGCGTACAGCTCC
Proteins encoded:
- a CDS encoding NADH-quinone oxidoreductase subunit M gives rise to the protein MLNLLALTVLLPLFGAGGIWAWSEGGRAAARLTALVTTLVTLGCAGWLVFHYPEGPVAFDYDWLRGAISGVDIRFSLGLDGLSLWMFGLSALLTVTAVLVSWEAIEDRAPAFYALLLLLESGMLGVFAARDIILFYVFFEFTLIPLFFLIGIWGSEQRRQAAIKFFLYTLAGSVLTFLGLLAIVLWVFKHPAPGEAATLTFSIQALTDALSATPMSYGWQLTVFLALFAGFAIKVPLFPLHTWLPLAHVQAPTAGSVILAGILLKIGTYGFLRFSIPMLPEATAACAPWLLGLSAAGIIYGALVALAQSDIKRLIAYSSVSHMGFCLLGLFSLNRLGLAGGTLQMINHGLSTGGLFAIVGMLYERYHTRDIKAYSGIARRTPCLAFFLLLMTFSSIGLPGMNGFAGEIMLLTGMFQRAWGGAPVGWETAYMVFAVLAVLGVVLGAWYMLWLVERVFFGPLKEPHVQHGEISGHAHESHVPDLNFREMAALIPLVVFVFWIGLKPGYFLEHMQPDIERLSMPATMAMERRHAPVMLTQGEELGPRNELVANVSDIPHSAFRVPTSTVAGPAHAP